A genomic region of Solanum dulcamara chromosome 2, daSolDulc1.2, whole genome shotgun sequence contains the following coding sequences:
- the LOC129880297 gene encoding cyclin-D1-1, whose translation MSVSCSDCFSDLLCGENSDTVFSNGGGEDLPECSSSDIESPFADIDESIAGLIEDERNFVPGFDYIEKFQSQSLSAAARDESVAWILKVQRHYGFQPLTAYLAVNYFDRFLYSRSLPQTNGWPLQLLSVACLSLAAKMEEPLVPSLLELQVEGAKYIFEPKTIQRMEFLVLRILDWRLRSITPFSFLSFFASKLDSLGTFTAFLISRASQIILSNIQEASFLEYWPSCIAAATILCAANDLPNFSFVNAEHAESWCHGLRKDKIVGCYELVQKYAIALRPRRFPRVYPQVRVMTRASTTTTTIASSDSSSSSSSSSTSYKRRKLNNSWWSATDDDS comes from the exons ATGTCAGTCTCGTGCTCCGACTGCTTCTCCGACCTACTCTGCGGCGAAAACTCCGATACCGTTTTCTCAAACGGAGGAGGAGAGGATTTGCCGGAATGTTCCTCGTCGGATATCGAATCTCCGTTCGCCGATATCGATGAATCTATCGCCGGTCTTATTGAAGACGAGCGAAATTTCGTACCTGGATTTGACTATATCGAGAAATTCCAATCTCAATCTCTAAGCGCCGCCGCTAGAGATGAATCCGTTGCATGGATTCTCAAG GTACAACGCCACTATGGTTTCCAGCCTTTAACGGCGTATCTCGCCGTTAACTATTTTGATCGTTTTCTCTACTCGAGAAGCTTGCCG CAAACAAATGGTTGGCCACTGCAACTACTGTCGGTTGCTTGCTTATCTTTAGCAGCAAAAATGGAGGAACCTCTTGTTCCTTCTCTTTTGGAGCTTCAG GTTGAAGGTGCAAAGTATATATTTGAACCAAAAACCATCcaaagaatggagtttcttgtgCTGAGAATATTAGATTGGAGGCTCCGATCGATAACTCCGTTTAGCTTCCTCAGCTTCTTTGCCTCTAAACTTGATTCACTCGGAACTTTCACTGCCTTCCTTATCTCAAGGGCTTCTCAGATTATCCTCTCAAATATTCAAG AAGCTAGCTTTCTTGAGTATTGGCCATCATGCATAGCTGCAGCTACAATACTGTGTGCAGCTAATGACCTTCCTAATTTCTCTTTTGTGAATGCTGAACATGCTGAATCCTGGTGTCATGGACTCCGCAAA GATAAAATCGTGGGCTGCTATGAATTAGTGCAAAAGTATGCAATTGCATTAAGGCCCCGGAGATTTCCAAGAGTTTACCCACAGGTACGAGTCATGACTCGGGCtagtactactactactactatagCATCCAGTGACTCGTCATCGTCCTCATCATCCTCTTCCACATCTTATAAAAGGAGAAAATTAAATAACAGCTGGTGGAGTGCCACAGATGACGACAGTTAA